Proteins from a genomic interval of Cervus elaphus chromosome 13, mCerEla1.1, whole genome shotgun sequence:
- the CSPG4 gene encoding chondroitin sulfate proteoglycan 4, translated as MRWGPRLPLPSPALALALTFAVFVGPASTASFFGENHLEVPVATALTDIALQLEFSTAQPEALLLLAAGPADYLLLQLYSGRLQVRLLLGQEEVRVQTPAETLLSDSVPHIVELTVSDSWALLSVDGLLNASAPVQRAPLEVPYGLFLGGTGSLDLPYLTRASRPLRGCLHTAILNGRSLLRPLTADVPEGCAEEFSAGDDVAMGFSGPYSLAAFPAWGTRDEGTLEFTLTTRSQKAPLAFQAGGRQGDFIYVDIFEGHLRAVVEKGQGTVLLHNSMPVADGQPHEVSIHVDAHRLEISVDQYPTRTSNRGVLSYLEPRGNLLLGGLDAEASRHLQEHRLGLAVNVSLLGCMEDLSVNGQRQGLQEALLTRNMAAGCRLEEDEYEEDAYGPYEAFSTLAPEVWSAMELPEPCVPEPGLPPVFANFTQLLTVSPLVVAEGGTAWLEWQHVQPTLDLNEAELRKSQVLFSVSRGARHGELELDIPGAQARKMFTLLDVVNRKARFVHDGSEDPSDQLVLEVSVTTRGAVPSCLRRGQTYILPIQVNPVNDPPRVIFPHGSLMVILEHTQKPLGPEVFQAYDPDSVCEGLTFQLLGAPTGLPVERRDQPGEPATEFSCRELEAGSLVYVHRGGPAADLTFRVSDGLQASPPVTLKVVAVRPAIQVLHNTGLRLAQGSAAPVLPANLSVQTNAVGQDVSVLFRVTGALRLGELQKQGAGGAEGTEWRSTQAFHQRDVEQGRVRYLSTDPQHHAEDTVESVALEVQVGQEALSNLTFPVTVQRATVRLLRLEPLHTQNTQQEALTTAHLEASLEEAGPHPATFLYEVVQAPRKGNLQLQGTRLSDGQSFTQDDLRAGRVTYGATARDSEAVEDAFRFRVTATPHFSPLYTFPIYIGGDPDAPVLTNVLLSVPEGGEGVLSADHLFVKSLNSASYLYEVMERPRHGRLVWRDAQDKATMVTSFTNEDLLHGRLVYQHDNSETTEDDIPFVATRQSEGSSDMAWEEVRGVFRVAIQPVNDHAPVQTISRIFHVARGGQRLLTTDDVAFSDADSGFADAQLVLTRKDLLFGSIVAVDEPSRPIYRFTQEDLRNRRVLFVHSGADRGWIQLQVSDGQHQATALLEVQASEPYLRVANGSGLVVPQGGQGTIDTAVLPLDTNLDIRSGDEVHYQVTSGPRWGQLLRAGQPITSFTQQDLLERAILYSHNGSLSPRDTLAFSVEAGPVHTEATLQVTIAIEGPVAPLHLVRHKKIYVFQGEAAEIRRDLLEAAQEAVPPADIVFSVKTPPSAGYLVMLSHGAVAAEPPSLDPVHRFSQEAVDAGRVLYLHSRPEVWSDTFSLDVSSGLGAPLEGVRVELEVLPAAIPLEAQNFSVPEGGARTLAPPLLRVAGPYFPTLPALHLQLLEPPRHGALQREEGPQDRSLSAFSWREVEQQLIRYVHDGSETLADSFVLVANASEMDRQSHPVVFTITILPVNDQPPILTTNTGLQMWEETTVPIPAEALMGTDSDSGPEDLVYTLERPSNGRVVLSTAPSTEIHSFTQAQLDSGLVLFSHRGALDGGFRFSLSDGEHSSAGHFFRVTAQKQLLLSLEGSRTLTVCPGSVQPLSSQSLRASSSAGTDPQHLLYRVLGGPRLGRLFHTQQGSTGEALENFTQAEVYAGNVLFEHEMPSEPFWEAHDTLELQLSSPPAPDMVATLAVTVTFEAACPQRPSRLWRNKGLWVSEGQRAEITTAALDAANLLASVPSPRRLEHDVLFQITQFPTRGQLLVSEEPLHAGRPHFLQSELAAGQLVYAHGGGGTQQDGFRFRAHLQGPAGTSVAGPQTSEAFAITVRDVNERPPQPQASIPLRLTRGSRSPVSRAQLSVVDPDSTPGEIEYEVQRAPHNGFLSLAGASPGPVTRFTQADVDAGRLAFVANGSSVVGVFQLSVSDGASPPLLMSLAVDVLPSAIEVQLRAPLEVPQALGRSSLSRQQLRVVSDREEPDAAYRLTQGPRYGHLLVGGQPATAFSQLQVDQGDVVFAFTNFSSSHDQFSILALARGANASATVNVTVRALLHVWTGGPWPQGATLRLDPTVLDAGELANRTGSVPRFRLLAGPRHGRVVRVPRARTEPRGGQLVEQFTQQDLEDGRLGLEVGRPEGSSPGPTGDSLILELWARGVPPAVASLDFATEPFNAARTYRVALLSLPEAARTEAGEPESGTPTGGPSPATSSPVPPMASGGFLGFLEANMFSVIIPICLVLLLLALIVPLLFYLRKRNKTGKHNVQVLTAKPRNGLVSDAETFRKVEPGQAIPLTAVPGQGPPSGGQPDPELLQFCRTANPALKNGQYWV; from the exons gTCCGGCTTCTCCTGGGCCAGGAGGAGGTGAGGGTGCAGACCCCGGCAGAGACGCTGCTGAGCGACTCTGTCCCCCACATCGTGGAGCTGACCGTGTCAGACAGCTGGGCCTTGCTGTCAGTCGATGGGCTCCTGAATGCCTCAGCCCCAGTCCAGAGGGCCCCCCTGGAGGTCCCCTATGGGCTCTTCCTGGGGGGCACGGGGAGCCTTGACCTGCCCTACCTGACGAGAGCCAGCCGACCCCTGCGGGGTTGCCTCCACACAGCCATCCTCAATGGCCGCAGCCTCCTCCGGCCGCTGACGGCGGATGTGCCTGAGGGCTGTGCCGAGGAGTTCTCTGCCGGTGATGACGTGGCCATGGGCTTTTCTGGGCCCTACTCGCTGGCCGCCTTCCCTGCCTGGGGCACTCGGGACGAAGGCACCCTGGAGTTTACACTCACCACACGGAGCCAGAAGGCGCCCCTGGCCTTTCAGGCTGGGGGCCGGCAGGGGGACTTCATCTACGTGGACATATTTGAGGGCCACCTGCGGGCCGTGGTGGAGAAGGGCCAGGGCACGGTACTACTCCACAACAGCATGCCTGTGGCCGATGGGCAGCCCCACGAGGTCAGCATCCACGTGGATGCTCACCGGCTGGAAATCTCCGTGGACCAGTACCCCACACGGACTTCCAACCGTGGGGTCCTCAGCTACCTGGAGCCACGAGGCAATCTCCTCCTCGGGGGGCTGGATGCCGAGGCCTCTCGCCACCTCCAGGAGCACCGCCTGGGCCTGGCTGTCAACGTCTCCCTCCTGGGCTGCATGGAGGATCTCAGCGTCAACGGTCAGAGGCAGGGGCTCCAGGAAGCCTTGCTGACCCGCAACATGGCAGCCGGCTGCAGGCTGGAGGAAGACGAGTACGAGGAAGACGCCTACGGCCCATACGAAGCTTTCTCCACCCTGGCGCCAGAGGTGTGGTCGGCCATGGAGCTGCCCGAGCCCTGCGTGCCAGAACCGGGGCTGCCTCCCGTCTTTGCCAATTTCACCCAGCTGCTGACCGTCAGCCCGCTGGTGGTGGCCGAGGGAGGCACAGCCTGGCTGGAGTGGCAGCACGTGCAGCCCACGCTGGACCTGAATGAGGCCGAGCTGCGAAAGTCCCAGGTACTGTTCAGCGTGAGCCGTGGGGCCCGCCACGGCGAGCTGGAGCTGGACATCCCGGGCGCCCAGGCGCGGAAGATGTTCACCCTCCTGGACGTGGTGAACCGCAAGGCCCGCTTTGTCCATGATGGCTCCGAGGACCCCTCCGACCAGCTGGTGCTTGAGGTGTCAGTGACAACTCGGGGGGCTGTGCCTTCCTGCCTTCGCAGGGGCCAAACATACATCCTGCCCATTCAGGTGAACCCTGTCAATGACCCACCTCGCGTCATCTTCCCGCACGGCAGCCTCATGGTGATCCTGGAACACACTCAGAAGCCCCTGGGGCCGGAGGTCTTCCAGGCCTACGACCCAGACTCTGTCTGCGAGGGCCTCACCTTCCAGCTCCTAGGTGCCCCCACCGGCCTACCCGTGGAGCGCCGAGACCAGCCCGGGGAGCCAGCAACCGAGTTCTCCTGCCGGGAGCTGGAGGCAGGCAGCCTGGTCTATGTCCATCGCGGCGGGCCCGCCGCGGACCTGACATTCCGGGTCAGCGATGGGCTGCAAGCCAGCCCCCCAGTCACGCTGAAGGTGGTGGCCGTCAGGCCGGCCATTCAGGTCCTCCACAACACGGGGCTGCGCCTGGCCCAGGGCTCCGCTGCACCTGTCTTGCCCGCCAACCTGTCGGTGCAGACCAATGCCGTGGGGCAGGATGTGAGCGTGCTGTTCCGAGTCACTGGGGCCCTGCGGTTGGGAGAGCTGCAGAAGCAGGGGGCAGGCGGGGCGGAGGGCACCGAGTGGCGATCTACACAGGCCTTCCACCAGCGGGACGTGGAGCAGGGCCGCGTCCGGTACCTGAGCACTGACCCCCAGCACCACGCCGAGGACACGGTGGAGAGCGTGGCCCTGGAGGTGCAGGTGGGCCAGGAGGCCCTGAGCAATCTGACCTTCCCAGTGACGGTCCAGAGAGCCACGGTGCGGCTGCTGCGGCTGGAACCACTGCACACCCAGAACACCCAGCAGGAGGCCCTCACCACAGCCCACCTGGAGGCCAGCCTGGAAGAGGCAGGCCCGCACCCCGCCACTTTCCTCTATGAGGTGGTGCAGGCCCCCAGGAAGGGCAATCTTCAGCTCCAGGGCACGCGGCTGTCAGACGGCCAGAGCTTCACCCAGGATGACCTGCGGGCCGGCCGGGTGACTTACGGGGCCACAGCTCGTGACTCAGAGGCAGTGGAGGATGCCTTCCGTTTCCGCGTCACGGCCACGCCACACTTCTCCCCACTGTACACCTTCCCCATCTACATCGGCGGTGATCCGGATGCCCCCGTCCTCACCAACGTCCTCCTCTCGGTGCCCGAGGGTGGGGAGGGCGTCCTCTCTGCTGACCACCTCTTCGTCAAGAGTCTCAACAGCGCCAGCTACCTCTATGAGGTCATGGAGCGACCCCGCCACGGCAGGTTGGTGTGGCGGGACGCACAGGACAAGGCCACCATGGTGACATCCTTCACCAACGAGGACCTGCTGCACGGCCGGCTGGTCTACCAGCACGACAACTCGGAGACCACGGAAGATGACATCCCCTTTGTGGCTACCCGCCAGAGCGAGGGCAGCAGTGACATGGCCTGGGAGGAGGTCCGGGGTGTCTTCCGCGTGGCCATCCAGCCCGTGAACGACCACGCTCCTGTGCAGACCATCAGCCGCATCTTCCACGTGGCTCGCGGCGGGCAGCGGCTGCTGACCACAGACGACGTGGCCTTCAGCGATGCCGACTCCGGCTTTGCAGATGCTCAGCTGGTGCTGACCCGCAAGGACCTCCTCTTCGGCAGTATCGTGGCTGTGGACGAGCCCTCTCGGCCTATATACCGCTTTACCCAGGAGGATCTCAGGAACCGGCGGGTCCTTTTTGTGCACTCGGGGGCCGACCGCGGCTGGATCCAGCTGCAGGTGTCTGATGGGCAGCACCAAGCCACCGCGCTGCTCGAAGTGCAGGCCTCTGAGCCTTACCTCCGTGTGGCCAATGGCTCCGGCCTGGTGGTCCCTCAAGGAGGCCAGGGCACCATTGACACAGCTGTGCTCCCCCTGGACACCAACCTAGATATCCGCAGTGGAGATGAGGTCCACTACCAGGTCACATCCGGTCCACGCTGGGGGCAGCTGCTCCGGGCTGGCCAGCCGATCACCAGCTTCACGCAGCAGGACCTGCTGGAGAGAGCCATTCTCTACAGCCACAATGGCAGCCTCAGCCCCCGCGATACCCTCGCCTTCTCTGTGGAGGCAGGGCCTGTGCACACGGAAGCCACCCTGCAAGTGACCATCGCCATCGAGGGGCCAGTGGCCCCCCTGCACCTGGTCCGGCACAAGAAGATCTATGTCTTCCAGGGAGAGGCAGCTGAGATCAGAAGGGACCTACTGGAG gcagcccaggaggcagtgCCGCCGGCAGACATCGTGTTCTCGGTGAAGACCCCGCCGAGCGCCGGCTACCTGGTGATGCTGTCCCACGGCGCCGTGGCAGCCGAGCCGCCCAGCCTGGACCCCGTGCACCGTTTCTCCCAGGAGGCAGTGGATGCGGGCAGGGTCCTGTACCTGCACTCCCGCCCCGAGGTCTGGAGCGACACCTTCTCCCTGGATGTGTCCTCAGGCCTGGGTGCTCCCCTCGAGGGCGTCCGCGTGGAGCTGGAGGTGCTGCCCGCCGCCATCCCCCTAGAGGCGCAGAACTTCAGTGTCCCGGAGGGCGGTGCCCgcaccctggccccgcccctgctCCGCGTCGCTGGGCCCTACTTCCCCACGCTGCCGGCCCTCCACCTGCAGCTGCTGGAGCCGCCGCGTCATGGGGCCCTGCAGAGAGAGGAGGGGCCTCAAGACAGGAGCCTCAGCGCCTTCTCCTGGAGAGAG GTGGAACAGCAGCTGATCCGCTACGTGCATGATGGGAGCGAGACGCTGGCAGACAGTTTTGTCCTAGTGGCTAACGCCTCAGAGATGGACCGCCAAAGCCACCCCGTggtcttcaccatcaccatcctgCCTGTCAACGACCAGCCCCCCATCCTCACCACAAACACAGGCCTGCAG ATGTGGGAGGAGACCACGGTGCCCATCCCAGCGGAGGCCCTTATGGGCACAGACAGCGACTCCGGACCCGAGGACCTGGTCTACACCCTGGAGCGGCCCAGCAACGGACGGGTGGTGCTGAGTACAGCGCCGAGCACCGAGATCCACAGCTTCACCCAGGCCCAGCTCGACAGCGGACTCGTGCTGTTCTCACACAGAG GAGCCCTGGACGGAGGCTTCCGCTTCAGCCTGTCTGATGGCGAGCACAGCTCCGCGGGACACTTCTTCCGGGTGACGGCCCAGAAGCAGCTGCTCCTCTCCCTGGAAGGCAGCCGGACGCTGACCGTCTGCCCAG GGTCCGTCCAGCCGCTCAGCAGCCAGAGCCTGAGAGCCAGTTCCAGTGCGGGCACTGACCCCCAACACCTGCTCTACCGGGTGTTGGGGGGCCCCCGGCTTGGCCGGCTCTTCCACACCCAGCAGGGCAGCACCGGGGAGGCCCTGGAGAACTTCACTCAGGCAGAG GTATATGCTGGGAACGTTCTGTTTGAGCACGAGATGCCCTCTGAGCCCTTCTGGGAGGCCCATGACACCCTGGAGCTCCAGCTGTCCTCACCCCCTGCCCCCGACATGGTCGCCACCCTTGCCGTGACCGTGACTTTCGAGGCTGCCTGTCCCCAGCGCCCCAGCCGCCTCTGGAGGAACAAAG GTCTCTGGGTCTCCGAAGGCCAGAGGGCAGAGATCACCACCGCGGCCCTCGACGCCGCCAACCTCCTGGCCAGCGTCCCATCGCCCCGACGCCTGGAGCATGACGTACTCTTCCAGATCACGCAGTTCCCCACGCGGGGCCAGCTGTTGGTGTCCGAGGAGCCCCTCCACGCCGGGCGGCCCCACTTCCTGCAGTCTGAGCTGGCCGCAGGGCAGCTGGTGTACGCCCACGGCGGCGGGGGCACCCAGCAGGATGGCTTCCGCTTCCGCGCCCACCTCCAAGGGCCGGCGGGGACCTCCGTGGCGGGACCGCAGACCTCAGAGGCCTTCGCCATCACGGTGCGCGATGTGAATGAGCGGCCGCCGCAGCCTCAGGCCTCCATCCCACTCCGGCTCACCCGAGGCTCCCGCAGCCCTGTCTCCCGGGCCCAGCTGAGCGTGGTGGACCCAGACTCCACTCCCGGGGAGATCGAGTATGAGGTGCAGCGGGCCCCCCACAACGGCTTCCTGAGCCTGGCGGGGGCCAGCCCGGGGCCGGTGACCCGCTTCACGCAGGCTGACGTGGATGCAGGACGCCTGGCGTTCGTGGCCAATGGGAGCAGCGTGGTGGGCGTGTTCCAGCTGAGCGTGTCCGACGGGGCCAGCCCCCCGCTGCTCATGTCCCTGGCCGTGGACGTCCTGCCCTCAGCCATTGAGGTGCAGCTGCGGGCGCCTCTGGAGGTGCCCCAAGCTTTAGGGCGCTCCTCCCTGAGCCGGCAGCAGCTCCGCGTGGTTTCCGATCGGGAGGAGCCAGACGCAGCCTACCGCCTCACCCAGGGGCCCCGGTATGGACATCTGCTGGTGGGCGGGCAGCCTGCCACAGCCTTCAGCCAGCTCCAGGTAGACCAGGGAGACGTGGTCTTTGCCTTCACCAACTTCTCCTCCTCTCACGATCAGTTCAGCATCCTGGCGCTGGCCAGGGGTGCCAACGCATCCGCCACGGTGAACGTCACCGTGAGGGCTCTGCTGCACGTGTGGACAGGTGGGCCGTGGCCCCAGGGTGCCACCCTGCGCCTGGACCCCACTGTCTTAGATGCGGGAGAGCTGGCCAACCGCACCGGCAGTGTGCCGCGTTTCCGGCTCCTGGCAGGACCCCGGCATGGCCGCGTGGTTCGAGTGCCCCGGGCCAGGACAGAGCCTCGGGGAGGCCAGCTTGTGGAGCAGTTCACCCAGCAGGACCTTGAGGATGGCCGGCTGGGGCTGGAGGTTGGCAGGCCAGAGGGTAGCTCTCCCGGCCCCACGGGTGACAGTCTCATTCTGGAGCTGTGGGCAAGGGGTGTCCCTCCCGCTGTGGCCTCGCTGGACTTTGCCACGGAGCCTTTCAACGCAGCCCGGACCTACAGAGTGGCCCTGCTCAGTCTGCCTGAGGCTGCTCGGACCGAAGCCGGGGAGCCAGAGAGCGGCACCCCCACAGGCGGGCCAAGCCCAGCGACCTCCAGCCCCGTGCCCCCCATGGCCAGCGGGGGCTTCCTGGGCTTCCTGGAGGCCAACATGTTCAGCGTCATCATCCCCATTTGCCTGGTCCTCCTGCTCCTGGCCCTCATCGTGCCTCTGCTCTTCTACCTACGCAAACGCAACAAGACAGGCAAGCACAACGTCCAGGTGCTGACTGCCAAGCCCCGAAACGGCCTGGTCAGTGACGCCGAGACCTTCCGCAAGGTGGAGCCAGGCCAGGCCATCCCACTGACGGCAGTGCCTGGCCAGGGGCCCCCATCGGGGGGCCAGCCTGACCCCGAGCTGCTGCAGTTCTGCCGGACAGCCAACCCTGCCCTCAAGAACGGCCAGTACTGGGTGTGA